One genomic segment of Rubripirellula tenax includes these proteins:
- a CDS encoding HNH endonuclease — MSQSVLDTNVLVLNRFYMAVRVVNVRRAFTLLYRQCAEVIDQEEGSYLSYDFESWCELSQLTAMEKQPGEDYIQAVGFELQVPRIVRLTRFDKLPIQTVRFNRKNLFARDNHTCQYCGRNEPTNKLSLDHVVPRSHGGPTTWENIVCCCLRCNSRKGGRTPKQARMNLMTRPAKPRFNPLLVESLDDPRYECWKTFLPAAAAAG; from the coding sequence ATGTCGCAGAGTGTGCTCGATACCAATGTTCTCGTTTTGAACCGTTTTTACATGGCGGTTCGGGTGGTCAACGTGCGCCGCGCGTTCACGCTTTTGTATCGTCAATGTGCCGAAGTCATCGACCAAGAAGAGGGTAGCTATCTGAGCTATGACTTCGAGAGTTGGTGCGAGCTGAGCCAATTGACGGCAATGGAAAAGCAACCCGGCGAAGATTACATACAAGCCGTCGGATTCGAATTGCAGGTGCCGCGAATCGTTCGGCTGACCCGTTTCGATAAGTTGCCCATCCAAACGGTGCGGTTCAATCGCAAGAATTTGTTCGCGCGAGACAACCACACTTGCCAGTATTGCGGTCGCAACGAACCGACGAACAAGTTGAGTTTGGACCATGTCGTTCCGCGTTCGCATGGCGGACCGACGACGTGGGAGAACATCGTGTGCTGCTGCCTGCGGTGTAATTCGCGAAAGGGCGGCCGCACGCCCAAGCAAGCGAGGATGAATTTGATGACGCGTCCGGCCAAGCCACGCTTCAACCCGTTGCTGGTCGAATCGTTGGACGATCCGCGTTACGAATGTTGGAAGACATTCTTGCCTGCCGCCGCAGCGGCGGGTTAA
- a CDS encoding DUF456 family protein, which yields MFILSFPTLPLLDIAASDGPATPGAADLNANPIAAPSADLGWWDWFTGLFSPASEWFGIEWLGPTGVVILAVMLVVLCIVAWGLNLISLPGNWLGVALLALFAWLGPDSGRAAIGYTAVAVAFGFALLGEVVEFAAGAMGAQKAGASRRSTLFAMIGSMAGAVGGAIIGVPVPVIGPVLAAILFGGVGAMAGAMYGEWSDGRAWRDSWSIAHAAFWGRTFGTLGKFAAGLAIVLIAIGGVLVN from the coding sequence ATGTTCATTCTGTCTTTCCCTACATTACCGTTGTTGGACATCGCCGCGTCGGATGGTCCGGCGACGCCCGGGGCCGCGGACCTTAACGCAAACCCGATCGCCGCCCCGAGCGCCGATTTGGGTTGGTGGGATTGGTTCACCGGGCTGTTTTCACCAGCATCCGAGTGGTTCGGAATCGAATGGCTGGGCCCCACCGGAGTGGTCATTTTGGCAGTGATGCTGGTCGTCCTTTGCATCGTTGCCTGGGGGTTGAACCTGATTTCCTTGCCCGGGAATTGGTTGGGAGTCGCCTTGCTAGCTCTTTTTGCATGGCTAGGCCCCGATTCGGGACGCGCTGCGATCGGCTACACCGCCGTGGCCGTGGCGTTCGGATTCGCGCTGCTTGGCGAAGTCGTCGAGTTCGCGGCTGGTGCGATGGGTGCTCAAAAGGCGGGGGCCAGTCGCCGATCGACGCTGTTTGCGATGATCGGATCGATGGCGGGTGCGGTCGGCGGAGCCATCATCGGCGTGCCCGTTCCTGTGATCGGGCCAGTGCTGGCCGCCATTTTGTTTGGCGGCGTGGGAGCCATGGCGGGTGCGATGTACGGCGAATGGAGCGACGGCCGAGCGTGGCGAGACAGTTGGTCGATCGCCCACGCCGCGTTTTGGGGACGCACGTTCGGCACCCTAGGAAAATTTGCGGCGGGACTTGCTATCGTTTTGATCGCGATCGGTGGCGTACTGGTCAACTGA
- the uvrB gene encoding excinuclease ABC subunit UvrB: MPKTETNIDTDTEALPPANFDLHQPFQPGGDQPKAIEQLTRNFLAGRKEQVLLGATGTGKTFTMANVIANVGRPALVLSHNKTLAAQLYGEFKEFFPANAVHYFVSYYDYYQPEAYIPQRDVYIEKDSSINEEIDRLRLATTSSLVSRRDVVIIASVSSIYGLGSPKEYKAQIVSLQRGEKTRRDHLLLKFVDILYDRNDINFERGKFRVRGDSIELWPSYEEFAYRIEMWGDEIEQISLIKPVSGETIKTVDQLYIYPARHFVMPENRIQAAIRVIKEELAQQLELFQTQGKLLEAQRLSARTRFDLEMMAEVGHCPGIENYSRPLSGKPPGSSPDTLYDFFPEDFITFVDESHVTVSQVRAMYAGDRSRKETLVSHGFRLPSAMDNRPLKFDEWEARTGQICFVSATPANYELERTGGEVVEQIIRPTGLLDPIVEVVSARGQVNHLLDEIRKRAAVDERVLVTALTKRLAEDLATFFQEQNVRCRWLHSELDAFERVELLQDLRGGAFDCLVGVNLLREGLDLPEVSLVAILDADKEGFLRSETSLIQTIGRAARNANSKVILYADKVTDSMKMAMDETERRRAVQQAYNEKHGITPETVRKSIRRGIEADAAKRRKNAETAKAESDGVYITLEYVEALEQEMLAAAEALEFERAASLRDRALQLKENIGKPLSEVEHATSAGTGKGGRQKKGRKGVRTGSKIPRPKA, from the coding sequence ATGCCAAAAACCGAAACGAACATCGATACCGATACGGAAGCACTGCCGCCGGCCAACTTCGACTTGCACCAACCGTTCCAGCCCGGTGGCGATCAACCCAAGGCCATCGAGCAACTGACCCGCAATTTTTTGGCGGGTCGGAAAGAACAAGTTCTGTTGGGGGCGACCGGTACCGGCAAGACGTTCACGATGGCCAACGTGATCGCCAACGTCGGCCGCCCCGCGCTAGTGCTCAGCCATAACAAGACCCTGGCCGCCCAACTGTACGGTGAGTTCAAAGAGTTTTTTCCTGCCAACGCGGTTCATTATTTCGTCAGTTACTACGACTACTATCAACCCGAAGCCTACATTCCACAGCGCGACGTTTACATCGAGAAAGATTCATCGATCAATGAGGAAATCGATCGGTTGCGATTGGCCACGACCAGCTCGCTCGTATCTCGCCGCGACGTCGTGATCATTGCGTCGGTCAGCAGTATTTACGGTTTAGGTTCGCCCAAAGAATACAAGGCTCAAATCGTTTCGCTTCAACGGGGCGAGAAGACGCGCCGTGATCACCTGCTGCTGAAGTTTGTCGACATCCTTTACGACCGCAACGACATCAACTTTGAACGCGGCAAGTTTCGCGTACGCGGTGACTCGATCGAACTGTGGCCCAGCTATGAAGAGTTTGCTTACCGGATCGAAATGTGGGGCGACGAGATCGAACAGATCTCGTTGATCAAACCGGTGTCCGGCGAAACGATCAAGACGGTGGATCAGCTTTACATCTATCCGGCCCGTCACTTCGTGATGCCCGAAAACCGCATCCAAGCAGCGATTCGTGTCATCAAAGAGGAATTGGCCCAACAGTTGGAATTGTTCCAGACGCAGGGCAAGTTGCTCGAGGCGCAACGTTTGTCGGCGCGGACTCGATTTGATTTGGAAATGATGGCCGAAGTCGGACATTGTCCGGGTATCGAGAATTACAGCCGCCCGTTGTCGGGTAAGCCACCCGGTTCGTCGCCCGACACGTTGTACGACTTTTTTCCCGAAGACTTTATTACCTTCGTCGATGAATCGCACGTCACGGTGTCGCAGGTCCGTGCGATGTACGCGGGTGACCGCAGCCGAAAAGAAACGTTGGTTTCGCACGGTTTTCGATTGCCCAGCGCGATGGACAATCGGCCGCTGAAGTTTGACGAGTGGGAAGCCCGCACGGGACAGATCTGTTTCGTTAGCGCAACGCCAGCCAACTATGAATTGGAAAGAACCGGCGGCGAAGTGGTCGAGCAGATCATTCGCCCCACCGGACTTCTGGATCCGATCGTGGAAGTTGTTTCGGCGCGGGGGCAGGTCAACCACCTGCTCGACGAAATTCGCAAGCGCGCGGCCGTCGATGAACGCGTTCTGGTGACCGCCCTGACCAAACGATTGGCCGAAGACTTGGCGACGTTCTTCCAGGAACAGAACGTGCGGTGCCGTTGGCTACACAGCGAATTGGACGCGTTCGAGCGGGTCGAGTTGTTGCAGGACCTTCGCGGCGGCGCGTTCGATTGCTTGGTGGGTGTGAACTTGTTGCGAGAGGGATTGGACTTGCCGGAGGTATCGCTGGTCGCGATTTTGGATGCCGACAAAGAAGGGTTCTTGCGCAGCGAGACCAGTCTGATTCAAACGATCGGCCGGGCGGCTCGAAACGCGAATTCGAAAGTGATTCTGTACGCGGACAAGGTCACCGATTCGATGAAGATGGCGATGGACGAGACCGAGCGTCGCCGCGCCGTCCAGCAAGCGTACAACGAAAAACACGGCATCACGCCGGAAACGGTTCGTAAGTCGATTCGCCGTGGCATCGAAGCCGATGCAGCCAAGCGTCGAAAGAACGCCGAAACCGCCAAGGCAGAATCGGACGGAGTCTACATCACGTTGGAATACGTCGAGGCGTTGGAGCAAGAGATGTTAGCCGCGGCGGAAGCCCTGGAATTCGAACGAGCGGCCAGTCTACGAGACCGTGCTTTGCAGTTGAAAGAGAACATCGGCAAACCGCTCAGCGAAGTCGAACATGCGACATCAGCCGGAACCGGCAAAGGTGGTCGGCAAAAGAAAGGACGCAAGGGCGTTCGGACGGGCAGCAAAATCCCGCGTCCGAAAGCCTAG
- a CDS encoding ComEA family DNA-binding protein — MTEQSDRVESPFVKPPVQGLVVLLVFVMMLMLWVGSVRDPSSTGPGSPLTRPLLIDLNEAGTNELSLIPGVGPVLAHRIVADRDQNGNFASIEDLDRVHGVGPKTLDSLRSICVVRSSPPDDRIATSDD; from the coding sequence ATGACCGAGCAATCCGATCGCGTCGAGTCGCCGTTTGTCAAACCGCCGGTGCAAGGTTTGGTTGTGTTGTTGGTATTCGTGATGATGTTGATGCTGTGGGTCGGTTCGGTGCGAGACCCTTCTTCGACGGGCCCAGGCAGTCCGTTGACCAGACCCTTGTTGATCGATTTGAACGAAGCCGGGACGAACGAGTTGTCGTTGATTCCCGGCGTGGGGCCGGTGCTGGCACATCGCATCGTGGCGGATCGCGACCAAAATGGCAACTTCGCATCGATCGAGGATTTGGACCGAGTTCACGGTGTCGGACCCAAAACGTTGGACAGTTTGCGATCCATCTGTGTGGTGCGATCGTCGCCTCCGGACGACCGAATCGCCACGTCGGACGACTGA
- the nadC gene encoding carboxylating nicotinate-nucleotide diphosphorylase yields the protein MKDYSPVVPDETMESDVRSLVRLSIAEDLRDAVDWTTVCLIDPDRRGGCQIVPRKAGICAGLATLGWIVDEFDADLSYETHLEDGQPLVPLQTIASIEGNVRDLLTAERTILNVLSRLCGIATMTKRYVEAIADTKSRLYDTRKTTPGWRLIEKYAVRCGGGHSHRSGLHDGFLIKDNHLALAGDASGPMLASEAAKKAIAWRGGHVERMHAPSIVEIEVDSLDQFRDVLPIGVDIILLDNFSLDQLAEAVAIRDAAKSPVELEASGNVKIDTIAAIAATGVDRISSGALTHQATSLDLGFDWFDANAS from the coding sequence ATGAAAGATTACTCACCCGTCGTCCCCGACGAAACGATGGAATCCGATGTCCGATCACTCGTGCGTTTGTCGATCGCCGAAGACTTGCGCGATGCTGTCGATTGGACCACCGTTTGTTTGATCGATCCCGATCGTCGCGGAGGCTGCCAAATTGTGCCGCGAAAAGCCGGTATTTGCGCCGGTCTCGCCACGCTCGGCTGGATCGTTGACGAATTTGATGCGGACCTCTCCTACGAAACGCACCTCGAAGACGGACAACCTTTGGTGCCACTTCAAACGATCGCTAGCATTGAAGGAAACGTTCGCGATTTGCTGACTGCCGAACGAACGATCTTGAACGTGCTGTCACGACTGTGTGGCATTGCGACGATGACGAAACGCTATGTCGAAGCGATCGCGGACACGAAGTCTCGTTTGTATGATACGCGCAAGACGACACCGGGATGGCGGTTGATCGAAAAGTATGCCGTCCGTTGTGGTGGCGGGCACAGTCACCGCAGCGGTTTGCATGACGGGTTCCTGATCAAGGACAATCACTTGGCCTTGGCCGGTGATGCGAGTGGTCCAATGCTGGCCAGCGAGGCGGCCAAAAAAGCGATTGCGTGGCGTGGCGGTCACGTCGAACGCATGCATGCGCCATCGATCGTCGAGATCGAAGTCGACTCGCTGGATCAATTTCGCGATGTGCTGCCGATTGGCGTAGACATCATTCTGTTGGACAACTTCTCGCTCGATCAGTTGGCCGAGGCAGTCGCGATTCGCGATGCCGCCAAGTCGCCGGTGGAACTGGAAGCATCGGGTAACGTCAAAATCGACACGATCGCTGCAATCGCCGCCACAGGCGTAGACCGAATCAGCAGCGGAGCGCTTACCCACCAAGCGACATCCCTGGACCTGGGTTTCGATTGGTTTGACGCAAACGCAAGCTAG
- a CDS encoding undecaprenyl-phosphate glucose phosphotransferase: protein MQIRTPIATQRRWWDVLQPTLDAAAVMASLTVVKWCDGGSVDELAMAMGLVAVVAFLLISQLTGFHRRSDVGTPDREMTRLVATWTLTVMALALLGFATRCGQHFDRSVIFAWIVMAPAMIGLGRMCQRIVQHGMHRRGVGVRRVAIAGLNDLGRQTHRNIESDPSLGLQMVGFFDDRIETRDDDPCEATLTGSLSDLVARARSGEIDTIMITLPMRAEDRIRYLLDQLSDSTVSVYIVPDFFVFELLHSQWTSVGGLPAVSVFENPLFGVDGVVKRVADIAIATAALVTAALPMAAIAFAVKFTSPGPVFFRQRRYGLDGKEILVWKFRSMRTCDNGPVVKQATKDDPRITRVGGVLRRTSLDELPQLFNVLEGTMSLVGPRPHAAAHNEQYRSLIRGYMLRHKVKPGITGLAQVNGCRGETETLDKMEARVEWDHRYIRSWSLWLDIKILIQTVGVVLKKDAAY, encoded by the coding sequence ATGCAAATCCGTACGCCAATTGCCACCCAACGCCGTTGGTGGGACGTGCTTCAACCCACATTGGATGCGGCTGCCGTCATGGCATCGCTAACGGTCGTCAAGTGGTGTGATGGCGGATCGGTCGACGAACTTGCGATGGCGATGGGCTTGGTCGCCGTGGTGGCATTTTTGCTGATTTCGCAACTGACGGGATTCCATCGCCGCTCCGATGTTGGCACGCCGGATCGCGAGATGACTCGGTTGGTGGCCACTTGGACCCTGACCGTGATGGCGTTGGCTTTACTGGGCTTCGCGACTCGCTGCGGCCAACATTTCGATCGTTCGGTGATCTTTGCATGGATTGTGATGGCCCCTGCCATGATCGGATTGGGGCGGATGTGTCAACGCATCGTCCAACATGGGATGCATCGCCGCGGAGTTGGCGTTCGTCGTGTTGCCATCGCCGGACTGAATGATTTGGGGCGTCAAACGCATCGCAATATAGAAAGCGATCCGTCGCTGGGCCTTCAAATGGTCGGCTTCTTTGACGACCGCATCGAGACTCGCGACGACGATCCATGCGAAGCAACCTTGACGGGCTCGCTGTCCGACTTGGTCGCGCGAGCGCGCAGTGGCGAAATCGACACGATCATGATCACGCTTCCGATGCGCGCCGAGGATCGAATCCGCTACCTGCTAGATCAACTCAGCGATTCGACGGTATCGGTTTACATCGTTCCCGACTTCTTCGTATTCGAATTGCTGCATTCGCAATGGACCAGCGTCGGCGGATTGCCCGCGGTCAGCGTGTTTGAGAATCCTTTGTTCGGCGTCGATGGCGTCGTCAAACGAGTCGCCGATATCGCGATCGCAACCGCCGCATTGGTCACCGCGGCGCTGCCCATGGCCGCGATCGCGTTCGCAGTCAAGTTCACGTCACCGGGCCCCGTTTTCTTTCGCCAACGACGCTATGGTTTGGATGGAAAAGAGATTTTGGTCTGGAAATTCCGTTCGATGCGAACGTGCGACAACGGCCCCGTGGTCAAACAAGCGACCAAGGACGATCCCCGCATCACGCGTGTCGGTGGCGTGCTGCGACGAACCAGCTTGGATGAATTGCCGCAATTGTTCAATGTCCTCGAAGGCACGATGTCGCTGGTCGGCCCCCGTCCTCATGCGGCCGCGCACAACGAACAATATCGCAGCCTGATCCGCGGTTACATGCTGCGACACAAAGTCAAACCGGGCATCACCGGACTGGCACAAGTCAACGGATGCCGCGGCGAGACCGAGACGCTAGACAAGATGGAAGCGCGCGTCGAATGGGACCACCGTTACATTCGAAGCTGGTCGCTGTGGCTAGACATTAAAATCTTGATTCAAACCGTCGGCGTCGTGCTCAAAAAGGACGCGGCGTACTGA
- a CDS encoding Gfo/Idh/MocA family protein: MSGSITRFGVIGTGRITRRLVADLQSTEGVEVTAIASRSGERARWYGDQYGIGAGVEGYAGLLKRDDVDAVYISLPPSMHAEWAIAAAQAGKHVLCEKPLTVSVAETIAVDDACRDAGVRWLDATGWLHHDRTDAFVGWLDDQRFGKLGHISASVSFFQPFQSDDHRLDATLGGGCILDLGWYAGGLVRFATGKLPLWVSADAVMIDGVSQRLTAIMGFGDDVTATLSCGYDTATRKWFEIAGSESSLICDDFTRPWPDRPARCWIHDAAGTVQSETFEGHQERNMITKLVGDKSLARYQRQAIDTQTILDSLQQSIDAGGAKVSTPRPF; this comes from the coding sequence ATGTCTGGTTCCATCACTCGTTTCGGCGTCATCGGCACCGGACGGATCACTCGCCGTTTGGTTGCTGACTTGCAGTCGACCGAGGGCGTCGAAGTCACGGCGATCGCAAGTCGTTCGGGCGAACGAGCGCGGTGGTATGGCGATCAGTACGGTATCGGCGCGGGCGTCGAAGGTTACGCGGGATTGCTGAAGCGAGATGATGTCGACGCGGTCTACATTTCGTTGCCGCCGTCGATGCACGCCGAGTGGGCAATCGCCGCGGCGCAAGCTGGGAAGCACGTCTTGTGCGAGAAGCCGTTGACAGTCTCGGTCGCCGAGACGATCGCGGTGGATGACGCGTGTCGCGATGCCGGCGTCCGTTGGCTCGATGCGACAGGATGGTTGCACCACGATCGCACGGACGCCTTTGTGGGCTGGTTGGATGATCAACGATTCGGGAAGTTGGGTCACATCAGCGCATCGGTTTCCTTCTTTCAACCGTTCCAATCCGACGACCACCGTTTGGATGCAACTTTGGGTGGCGGATGCATCTTGGACTTGGGTTGGTACGCCGGCGGACTGGTTCGGTTTGCAACCGGCAAGTTGCCGCTTTGGGTATCGGCGGATGCCGTCATGATTGACGGGGTGTCACAGCGATTGACAGCGATAATGGGCTTCGGAGATGACGTCACCGCAACGCTTAGTTGTGGTTACGACACGGCGACTCGCAAATGGTTCGAGATCGCCGGCAGCGAATCGTCGCTGATCTGTGACGACTTCACGCGGCCTTGGCCCGATCGTCCCGCCAGATGCTGGATTCACGATGCCGCGGGAACCGTCCAATCCGAGACGTTCGAAGGTCATCAAGAACGAAACATGATCACAAAACTTGTCGGCGACAAATCACTGGCTCGTTATCAACGCCAGGCCATCGACACGCAGACGATTTTGGATTCGCTGCAACAATCAATCGATGCCGGCGGCGCGAAAGTCAGTACGCCGCGTCCTTTTTGA
- a CDS encoding response regulator codes for MLVLSRKADQSVHFPNLGIKVEILSVNGKTVKVGVDAPREVAILRGEIDRVEAEQASTNTSSQNPEERHELRNQIHTAKLALHMLQRQLDAGDTDKAEKTLTRALGALSNLDQMATVPVGVRKELGKDSPCRALVVEDNINERQLMKGFLEMCGYQVDAVGNGHAALGYLAENSHPDIVLLDVNMPGLDGPSTVSAIRSNPAYNGIKLYMVSGEDQDGVNVTVGEHGIQQWFSKPLDPSLFASDLAKSVAVSA; via the coding sequence ATGCTGGTACTTTCTCGCAAAGCCGACCAAAGCGTCCACTTCCCCAACCTTGGAATCAAGGTTGAAATTCTTAGCGTCAATGGGAAGACCGTGAAAGTCGGTGTGGACGCCCCCCGAGAGGTCGCAATTCTTCGCGGCGAAATCGATCGCGTCGAAGCGGAACAGGCGTCGACAAACACCTCTTCGCAAAATCCTGAAGAGCGCCATGAACTTCGCAACCAAATTCATACAGCCAAGCTTGCCCTGCACATGCTGCAGCGACAACTCGATGCGGGCGACACGGACAAAGCGGAAAAGACGCTTACGCGTGCGTTGGGGGCGTTGAGCAATTTGGATCAGATGGCGACTGTTCCCGTTGGCGTTCGCAAGGAACTTGGAAAGGATTCCCCGTGCCGTGCATTGGTTGTCGAAGACAACATAAACGAGCGTCAGTTGATGAAGGGCTTCTTAGAAATGTGCGGCTACCAAGTCGACGCGGTTGGCAACGGCCACGCGGCGCTGGGTTACTTGGCGGAAAATTCGCATCCCGACATCGTACTTTTGGACGTCAACATGCCCGGCTTGGACGGCCCCAGCACCGTGTCCGCGATTCGCAGCAACCCGGCCTACAACGGGATCAAGTTGTACATGGTCAGTGGCGAAGATCAGGATGGCGTTAACGTGACGGTCGGCGAGCATGGCATTCAACAATGGTTCAGCAAACCACTGGACCCCAGCTTATTCGCAAGCGATCTTGCCAAGTCGGTCGCCGTCAGCGCCTGA